The following proteins are encoded in a genomic region of Thalassophryne amazonica chromosome 5, fThaAma1.1, whole genome shotgun sequence:
- the elac1 gene encoding zinc phosphodiesterase ELAC protein 1 isoform X1, with amino-acid sequence MTMDVTFLGTGSAYPSPQRGASALVLRSEGECWLFDCGEGTQTQLMKSQLRAGRITKIFISHLHGDHVFGLPGLLCTVSLNTNPDPQQLQPCLDIYGPRGLRQFLRVALGLTGSQLLFPYAVHELEPTPDQSPEEGQLSLELTADCSPLHPQERPGRTISLDPESDCYLLFEDKCFVVRAFRLFHRIPSFGFCVHECDRPGRLKTELLKELGLKPGPLYGRLKGGEMVTLENGRVLLPSEVLEDSIPGRKVCILGDCSSVLGEGPLWVCRGADILVHEATLANEHHDKAVEHGHSTPGMAAAVAQACCARTLVLNHFSQRYKPCSLQKEGERG; translated from the exons ATGACTATGGATGTGACCTTCCTCGGGACCGGCTCGGCCTACCCGTCACCTCAGCGCGGTGCCTCGGCGCTGGTGCTGCGGTCTGAGGGCGAGTGTTGGCTGTTTGACTGCGGGGAAGGAACCCAGACCCAGCTAATGAAGAGCCAACTGCGagcag GCCGAATCACCAAGATCTTCATCTCCCACTTGCACGGGGACCATGTCTTTGGCCTACCTGGGCTGCTGTGCACTGTGAGCCTCAACACCAACCCTGACCCTCAGCAGCTGCAGCCCTGCCTGGACATCTACGGACCTCGGGGCCTTCGGCAATTTCTCAGAGTGGCTCTTGGCCTCACTGGGTCACAGCTCCTCTTCCCTTATGCAG TACATGAGCTGGAGCCGACACCAGACCAGAGTCCAGAAGAAGGTCAGCTGAGCCTGGAG CTGACTGCAGATTGCAGTCCTCTGCACCCTCAGGAGCGACCAGGCAGGACGATTTCCTTGGACCCAGAGAGTGACTGTTACCTCTTGTTTGAGGACAAGTGTTTTGTGGTCAGAGCCTTCAGGTTGTTCCACCGCATCCCTTCTTTCGGTTTTTGTGTTCATGAGTGTGATCGACCTGGAAGACTGAAAACTGAACTCCTGAAGGAACTCG GTCTGAAACCAGGGCCACTTTACGGGCGCTTGAAAGGGGGGGAGATGGTGACCCTCGAAAATGGGCGTGTGCTGCTGCCGAGTGAGGTGCTGGAAGATTCCATTCCAGGGAGGAAAGTTTGCATTTTAGGGGACTGCAGCTCAGTCCTTGGGGAGGGGCCTCTGTGGGTGTGCAGGGGTGCAGACATCCTTGTTCATGAGGCCACTTTGGCTAACGAGCACCATGACAAAGCGGTGGAGCACGGACACAGCACACCAGGAATGGCAGCAGCAGTGGCGCAGGCTTGCTGTGCACGTACTTTGGTGTTGAACCATTTCAGTCAGAGGTACAAGCCATGTAGCCTGCAGAAGGAAGGGGAACGAGGATGA
- the elac1 gene encoding zinc phosphodiesterase ELAC protein 1 isoform X2 yields the protein MKSQLRAGRITKIFISHLHGDHVFGLPGLLCTVSLNTNPDPQQLQPCLDIYGPRGLRQFLRVALGLTGSQLLFPYAVHELEPTPDQSPEEGQLSLELTADCSPLHPQERPGRTISLDPESDCYLLFEDKCFVVRAFRLFHRIPSFGFCVHECDRPGRLKTELLKELGLKPGPLYGRLKGGEMVTLENGRVLLPSEVLEDSIPGRKVCILGDCSSVLGEGPLWVCRGADILVHEATLANEHHDKAVEHGHSTPGMAAAVAQACCARTLVLNHFSQRYKPCSLQKEGERG from the exons ATGAAGAGTCAACTGAGagcag GCCGAATCACCAAGATCTTCATCTCCCACTTGCACGGGGACCATGTCTTTGGCCTACCTGGGCTGCTGTGCACTGTGAGCCTCAACACCAACCCTGACCCTCAGCAGCTGCAGCCCTGCCTGGACATCTACGGACCTCGGGGCCTTCGGCAATTTCTCAGAGTGGCTCTTGGCCTCACTGGGTCACAGCTCCTCTTCCCTTATGCAG TACATGAGCTGGAGCCGACACCAGACCAGAGTCCAGAAGAAGGTCAGCTGAGCCTGGAG CTGACTGCAGATTGCAGTCCTCTGCACCCTCAGGAGCGACCAGGCAGGACGATTTCCTTGGACCCAGAGAGTGACTGTTACCTCTTGTTTGAGGACAAGTGTTTTGTGGTCAGAGCCTTCAGGTTGTTCCACCGCATCCCTTCTTTCGGTTTTTGTGTTCATGAGTGTGATCGACCTGGAAGACTGAAAACTGAACTCCTGAAGGAACTCG GTCTGAAACCAGGGCCACTTTACGGGCGCTTGAAAGGGGGGGAGATGGTGACCCTCGAAAATGGGCGTGTGCTGCTGCCGAGTGAGGTGCTGGAAGATTCCATTCCAGGGAGGAAAGTTTGCATTTTAGGGGACTGCAGCTCAGTCCTTGGGGAGGGGCCTCTGTGGGTGTGCAGGGGTGCAGACATCCTTGTTCATGAGGCCACTTTGGCTAACGAGCACCATGACAAAGCGGTGGAGCACGGACACAGCACACCAGGAATGGCAGCAGCAGTGGCGCAGGCTTGCTGTGCACGTACTTTGGTGTTGAACCATTTCAGTCAGAGGTACAAGCCATGTAGCCTGCAGAAGGAAGGGGAACGAGGATGA